TCTTTTTCACCACCTCATTTTTCAGATTCTTGATTAAGACTTGGTTGTTTCCTTTGTCAAGAACAGCAAACCGATTCCTAGCCACAAATATAGCAGAACTGCCTAGACCTTTCTTTGCCTCATGCAAACTGTCACTCCTAGCAGAGCTGTCTTTTGGTACCACATACAATTCATAAGATCCTCCATCCACATCTGAACAGATAAGAACAGCATTTTCCGTAGGGCTGTAAGAAAGAGTTCTTGGGCTTTGATTCAGACTTGAGGAACCAGGACGCCGAATTGGAATTACTTGTGTCTCTCTTTGAGATGAAAAGTCAAAATACCTTAAAAACCGATCCTTGGCATAAAACAGAGAATCCCCACTCACTGCAAAAGCAGGGCGCTCTCTCTCTAGCTTAAATACAATCATGCCACTGTCATGTCCAGCTGCCAAAACATTCATTTCAGGATGAACAGCAAGAATCCAGAATCTGTCATGTTCTCGCCGGAAAGTTTGAAGTCCAGTTCGCTTTGTTACATCCCACACGCGAATGCTCTTATCCTCAGAATTTGATACAATGATATCTTGTTTGGCATGGAACATAACACATGACACATTATTCATGTGCCCCCTCAAGGTATCCACTTCCCAAGCTTTTGTCTCTGCAaccaattaaacaatttattcaattcCACAATAATTCAGGGGTCTAAATTCCAGCTGAACAAAAGATGAGAACATATCAAGGGCCATGTGTCATACATCAAGCTCAAGAAAAGAAAACCATCAGGCAAGTTCTTACAAAGATTTTAATTGGCCAATAGATGTACTTGACAACAAGCTTTGATCAATACATCTGGCAAACGAAATTTACATTGGAGAAAGATAAAGTTTTACTATAATTACCATTCATGCGCCATAATTTTACTTGGCGATCATCTGCCCCAGAGACTATCAAAGGTAGAGTGGGATGAAATGCAGCCCAATTTACACCTCTGTCATGACCTTCCAACACATACTTAACAACTGCATCAACACCACCAAAAAGATCTGTGTTCATCTGACTCAACCGTAGAATGTCATCCGCGGGGGAGGCAGTCTTCTTTTTCAAGGAACCAATATCCCAGACCCGAACAGTCTGATCAAGGGAGGCTGACACAACAAGGTCTTCTTTAGGATGGAATGAAGCACACATAACATAGTGATTATGACCAGTCAACACCGAAATGCAAGTTCGTGACTGCCAGTTCCAAATGCGAATAGTCTGATCATCACTAGCACTTACAATCCATGGATGCTCATGATGAAATTGCACAGTACGAATATAATCCAGATGTCCAAGAAGGGTGAAAAGACATCTATGCAACTTGTAGTTCCAGACCTTTATCTTGTAGTCATCCCCTGAAAAAAGAAACTATCAATTATTCATATCATTTGTATTGCACAAGTACCCTACGCTTTCTAAAAACAGTCATAGTACATATGGGAATTTTTGATCCACTAAAGTTTTTCAAATTCTGACCTTAGTTGCCCATCTTTTCAGGTTATAGAAAATTTCAAGTAAATAAACACAGACAGTATACCTTTTCTGGAATAATCTACTCACATAAAAGTTTAATATCAAATGCGCATGGTTGTACAGCAAGTTATTTGCCAGGTTTAAACGAGTGAAAAGTGCCATAAAGTTGCTTCTAGAATGTGTAAGTTGTCAGCAAAAAGTGAAATAAATTTGTTGAGTTCATAAGTTGTGATCAGCTCAGGAATCTGTTCTGCCGAGGACATTCAAGCTAATGTAAGGTACAAAACTGACCTGCTGCAGCTGACATAGCGACTAATCACAGGACTATCAGCTAGTAGAAGATATGTCTGCTTACTTTAGGTTGTGAAAGAAGATTTttcattttctaaaaaaaaaaggcTCAAAACACAAATAGATTCAAGCTTTGGCAGTACCACGTAGTACACATAAAACCACACTGAAAAAATGTATAATATATGTCATGAATGCATACTTATAAATCCATCTACTGTTGCACTGACATTCATTTGCTCTAGAACGTCAGATCTAAAATTTCTAAACCAAGCTCAAGGATATGAAGTCTCTATGACTAAATCTAGAtccaaatgctcatacacaccaGATTTCTTAAATGTCATATGGATTTAAGCTAATCCAATCCCAATTAACCATCACAAAtcacaatttcacattcaaatccaTGGATCAGTAAAATAATCAACGAGACTCATACGCAAATATAAAATGAGAAAAGAAATGAAATCTGAACCTCCAGAGACAAACAAAGGCTGAGACATGTGGAAATGAACGCCGCGAACAGGGCCATCATGTTCGTCGAATCGATCAATCAGGGTTCCCATTCGATAGTCCCATAACTGGATAACGCCACTGTGGAGACTAGCTAAGATCCAAGGCCTCTTAGCGTGGAAACTCAGTCCCTTCACTCTATTACTCTTCGTctcaaactttgtcaacatcttcttcttcttctttttttcctttctctCCGGAAGCTAAGTCTCTGCAGAAATCGAATTAAAACCAACGTCTAAATAATTTTTTCCGCGTAAACAAATAGGGATAATCAGATTTGTATATTGAATACATAGGTAAGAAGAAATTAGAAAATTACCTTAGATCTGATTCAGCATCTAAAACTAATTACAAAAATGAAAGCGCCTTTGTATCTTCGGATATATTCAAAAAGGAAAGAGAGAGTTTTCGATTCTCTGTTTTCTTTAAGATCTGAGCCTTTTTTAGTGCCAGTATTGCAAGTTCTGTGATTTTTCTGTATAGTCTTATGACGGAGGAGACTTCCCTTCCCATTTCACGGCTTTTACGACGACGTTTTTTTTGTGAAGGTTAAAAGGTTAATACTACCTTCAGTTACCCGACAACTTATGAAGTTAAACATGGTAAAAACGAAAATAAtctctttttattttgaaaaggaAATGTTAAGAAAGGGTAAAAAGTATCTTACAACCATTGAATTTTGCCCAGCTAAATTAATccgtatatattatattaaagagtaaattagtcatttcttttaaaaatttcattcatatgtaCTGTTAAAAATTGACGTGGTTGGTAGAATAATCAAATAGTGACATATGACGTGCTATGTGTACCTTGTGCCAACGTATAGGGatcaatttttaacaaaaaaaataaatgaattttttttacagAATGACCAGTTTACTCTTCGATCTAATGTATAagaattaattttcttttttttaatagaGGGGACAAAATACAGTTCAACTCTTAATATAAGAGCATCCATGATACTTTTAACATTAATAAAGTATCGCCTCATTTGCACTATTCACAAAGATTGAGGTCTTGAATTTTGAGAGAGCATTTGATACAATGGAAAGTTATCATTTTTTATAGATTCTAATATTTGGTATgtgaaaattattttacttacCAATAGAATATAACATTCCCTTGAAAGTTACTTTGGTACGAAAGCTATTTTCTTTTTGATATAAATGTGCCTAGAACTACTAATAGTCTCTCTCCAACCCTTAATAGGAAGATAAATACGTTTTAGCGTGCTTGAACCCGCGTCCTCCTGCACTAACAATAATATTAATGCCAATCGAACTAAGATTCATCGTGAAGAGTTATTTTCCTATGTAgatggaaaaataaaaacaattttctAGGATAAAATTAACATTTCTTTTATCTATATTTAGGATTAAGATTCAAAATTAAtgcatttatttcattataaatattttttaggtTTATAGGTACAAAAGGCCCTAggataaaatgaaaaaattaattaagcccATTCATTAAATTTGCACCAATTAAACCCCTTTATTAACGGTTTTCGCCTTTGATCACATTAATCGTTAAAATTAATTAACGAGTCAATTAGATGGTGACACATGGCAAtctttaatttaatcttattatttctcataaaaactattaaaaaattaaaaatcataaaacttaaaaatatattaaaaataaaaatattaaaaactttctataaacttttaaaattataaaagattcATAAAAAGTTATAAGATACAttaaaaaagtataaatatgaTTAATacttataaaacttataaaaattttcagtaattataaaacttataaaaattcaaaatatgctgtaataaattataaaattataatttttaataaatttaaaaattcatatattagTTTCTGATATTAGAAATTAAATTCCTGAAATCGAAATAAACACATGTCATTAGACCAATCATTGGATAATGGGAATAGTAGTAAGAATTATTGTTGTTAGAATTGGATTGGATCGACCGGTTAGATTGAGAATTGACAAGAGTACCGATCCAAGGAAGGTCATCAGATTGGTTAACCCAAAAATCGATACGAACCAATTggatcatttttttaatttttaaaactttttttgaaatttttaatgatttatttaattgaacttgACGGACCGGTCTAACTGGTCGAACCTACAAATTGATTGTCTAATTGACTAGGTTATGAAAACATGGTTAGAATATTGCATGCTGACATATGCTAATATTTGCAACTGTTGGATAatgaatatttaattttatagcaTCTAATTTTATCAATAATACTTTATATCATACAAATACAATACTTAACAAacaattttcaacttttcaaagtcCGAATTATTGTACTATACTAATCTTAAAATATTGaagataaaaattctaaaaataaaataataatttatcgaTAAAAAGGAGAGGATCTCGCTATTATCATTTTCTTTGTAGAAGATTGAGAATATTTTATTCAACATAAAAAGACTCTAACGATTTGACAAATGTTCACATTATCCCACGATTAGTATGATATCATGTGTTCATTATGATTTTAGGAGTTTGAATTactttttgtttatatttttaatttcttttataaattttagatttttatattgctaataaatttttattaacttgttataagttttaataaaattttaaatataataaacatGTTTTATTAACTTTataagaaattttataattttataagttttacgaatttttatcaattttaatattttttatgatttttaacaattttatgataaaatataatattaaaccaTAATTTACCATGTCTCATCATCTAATTGACTCGTCAATTTATTTTAACGATCAATATGGTCAACGATAGAAACCGTTAATTGCAGGGCTCAATTGGATGCGAATTCAATTTAgggtaaatttatttatttattttgtttttcttaagTGTTTTTGTAtcagtttatttttaaaatatatttttatcgaTATCAAATTTTAGTATGATAACAATTTCaagccatatatgtatatatttgaatttaTCCTTACAATGTAACAAGAAAAATCTTGTATATTTTACATCTTCACAATCTTCAATTAATATACTAGTTATTTTTCAGATGTATTTATGCTATGAATTCAACCAAGTATGAGAAAACCATACATtgtatattaattcaaatatttgttaataataaagattgttgaaaatattattaaatatttaattcaaatatttgttaataataaaatttattgaaaatattgaaatacattaatattatattttatttaataatgtaattttgtaaagtatCGTTGTAACTTTTTAGGATTCGATAAATATTTTCCAATGTATATAAAACACTATAAAGTAACTTTTTCAATAATGAGATTCTCATCGATCACATTCTATTAAATTCATAACATAGGAAAACATCAAATGCCCACTCAAAGTTCGAGTTTAAGTTCCACCATTTACAATCTAATCTTTGTCCTATTATTTATCTACAGGGTTTCTGCATATTGATCATATACATGCTTGGGATTGCATTGTCTATATAATAATCAAACTTCAAAAAAagtaatgattttataaaacaaaatGTGTTCTAAATGAATCTCGGATTTTATCAAAGGTTAAAAACAATCGACTACATTATACCGCAACATTAATTTCAATACATCATTGAAGGAGGGATTAAAAGATAACATGGCAACTCCTGTCATCAAAATGACTGCAGAGAGTTGTACCTACTACTGGCATTTCTATTAAATACAGGTCAAACTCAAAATTTTCAAGACTTGTACGGTATGACCCAAAAAAACCAATGTCAAAAACAGAATCGGTATTTAATCAAGCTGTTATAGTTTCCATATttctctttattattatttttttaaatttaatatttagtcTCTAAAAATATTCCAATAACTCTCTAAAAACTGGTATcaaatttagttttattatttttagatatcAAAATTCAAGTACAGGGACCAAAtttgaaatctgaaaagtagGACTAAATTCCAAGAAataaaagtacagggactaaatttaaaatttgtgaAGAGTACAGGGACctatagcatattttaacctttatttttTTTCCCCAAAGCAATTAATCATTACCGAAATAAGCAATAAAATGGAAAATGGCAAAAAGCATTAAGAGTTCAGTTCATAGCAATATAGCATTATAGCATTACCTAATAATTACAGTGATTCAGTCAGCAACATGGTTTTGAGGCTTAATTACGTATACACAAAATTCAAATCAGAAGCAAAATTATGGAGATCAAGGAAGGGGATCAATGGGGGATAACACTGCCTGGAGCTCTCCAATACTCCCATAGCTTCTAGAACAGCATTCATTGTTGCACAATAGAACTGTTCAGAAAATGTACATTTCATGCCTCCAGATCTGCAAATTGCCATTTCTTCTTTAAGGGGTAgaataattttcatatattttgcaTGCTGAAAATACCTATGCCGTATTGCCCTGAAGAAACTGGACAACCTCCTCTGCTCTCGATTCAATTCCCTTTAAATATTCAGTTAGAATACGTTGCTGGTACGAGCCTCCCtcctgagagagagagagagagagagagagagattagTGGAGTGAAAAGGGAAAAAGAGTGAATCTACAGCCAATAGGAAGTCAAGGCAAAGGGTGTCTCTTACAGTTCGGATTAAAGTCCGCTCAATCCGTTTCTTGATTACAGCATAAAAATCTTCTGCTGAAATTTCTCCTTTACCAACAGCTAATCCATCAATCAAAAGCTTGTTCCATTCTTGCTCAGGAGCTGAATAACAGTTCAAGAGTTCATTTATAAATATGAATAATATAATGTCATCAGATATATGATGCTAAACAAGATAAGAAAACCTTTTATCACTGTTTCGAGAAACTGTTCAGCCTTCAACACTTCATTCCCTGCACCAAAAATATATATAGCTTAATGTTTCATAATCAAGAAACTAAAAATTGCTGCATACCTTTGTGACTAAAGGGTGATGCATGGAAAACTCAATGAAAAGAGTATTGCCTTTCTTCGCATAACTACGCTTTGAAAGAACTGTAGAAGCATAGAGCTGCAGAACCTTTTGCAACATAGCCTCAAGGCCTGGCTTATCCGCATCTTCTTTCGCCTGCAAATTACTAAAACATATCTTACCATTTTAAGTAAATACATTATGTGGCGAGGTGAACCTCAGCATTGTTGTAATGGAAGTTTTATAATCATATATACCATTGAAACTTCGGAGAAGTACATTGTCAGTTCAGATATAAACAAATTCAACCAATTCAACATAAGTTGATGGACCAAAAGAGATAAGATAGATGAGCATGAAATATCCATAACAATTTCTTTCACCGGGACAGACTCAAGAAGAGTCAATGTATTAACATACAATCTTAAGCTACAAGCAGAACGGTTTTTATTACCATCAAAACAATATGAAATAGGCAGCAGAATGTACTCACTTGCCGTAATTGTGCGCTGACTTCTGCAAGGAAACCTTCGTCTAGTTTCCCTTCCTGCTCCATTTGAAATATTTTCTGACAAGGAAAATATTCTTAGATGAACCAATTCTTTAGTGGAATAAAAGATACAAAGTAACAATTCGTATCTAGTGTCAAAAAACCTAGGTTGCTTCAATTAAATATCTCGGCTGCCTATCTTAAGGGTGAAATAGATGAAACAAAACTAAGtctgagaaaattatttaagcaTCTGAAACATAGAAGTAAATCATCCATATAGACCCCAAAAACAGATTGATGACATTTTCTAATATACTTTCTCCATTGTTTTGAGAGCCTCGGGATCTTTAGGAGGCCAAGGAGTCTCTTCCTCCTCGTTGACTGCAGGTTCCAAGATCTCCTTGAGAACATCGGTTGCTGAATCAATCTTTTCCTgtcaaaaatggaaaaaaaaaatcaattagaaATAGTGACAAAGGAAAGAACAGAGCTTTCCGGTAACCAAAGTTATTTTCCTTTTTATCTCAAAGAGAGAGGTACATGGGTCTTGTGAACAATGCGATCGACTATGCTCATTACAGCAGTAGCCAATTCCTCATAATCTTTCTGCAGGAGGAAAAAACAAAATCTATATAAGAATTACAAAACGTATGGACTATAATGAGGTCAAAACACACAAGTATTTTGAAACATTAGAATTAACCAACTCAAAAACCGTGCTTTATCATCATCGGATTTGCAGGTGTCACTTCTTGCAGCAAGTCGTATCCAGAAGGTCTCATTGAACGCAAGGATATTTTCAACGACAAGTTTCTGAAGCTGTCCACATGAAAAAGCCAGCAAAAACAATGTTAtgagaaaataaaaatagtaagCAGACACTATCACATACAATCTGCAACTCCAAGTAATAGCATCCAAATTAACTTGGGAAATAGAAAGAACTGAACCACATGTCAAGTAtgaataactcaatataagcacGGTTAGATAGATCAAAATGCTGCCCAAAGTGACAAGCCAGTGCATATGAAGACCAAATCAATGCAAGCATATCATTTTCATTTACTAGTAAAAGATTAATAGCAAGCTGTTCCCAAGCTCGAATTCCATCCAAACTTATTAGGTGGATAGTGGTGTTAGGTCTTTGTTCACGACCCCTTAAAACATTTCATCCAAATCAACAAACTTGCCACTAAAACCATTGTTCCTTAAAGGAGCAAATATGAAAATTCATTCTCCAGACTTAAGCTTAATAGCCATGATGGAATCTCTACCAACATACATGCACATGAAATTGCAGGTGGTTTACAAAGGGAAAAGAATGCTTACTTCACTCGGGTTTGCCTCCCTCAACATATCAATGAGTCTATCCACTTCTACAGTCTTCTTAAAAGCTTTCTCGGCATCTTGGTTGACTGCACAGATCAAAGTTCTCCTGTTTTATTAGGATTCAAAATACTAACCATCAATATAACATTACCAACCAGATCAAATTGTagtcaccaaaaaaaaaaagaagagtttTTGAGATGTTATTATGAAACTGGAGTTCCGCTAAATG
This window of the Gossypium arboreum isolate Shixiya-1 chromosome 12, ASM2569848v2, whole genome shotgun sequence genome carries:
- the LOC108476735 gene encoding uncharacterized protein LOC108476735 is translated as MASIFTLPRPTLSLYFPKYRKVFNCNVLQSPFLKDWNLGFSRKERFEPFTSTASIELRRRRRTLICAVNQDAEKAFKKTVEVDRLIDMLREANPSELQKLVVENILAFNETFWIRLAARSDTCKSDDDKKDYEELATAVMSIVDRIVHKTHEKIDSATDVLKEILEPAVNEEEETPWPPKDPEALKTMEKKIFQMEQEGKLDEGFLAEVSAQLRQAKEDADKPGLEAMLQKVLQLYASTVLSKRSYAKKGNEVLKAEQFLETVIKAPEQEWNKLLIDGLAVGKGEISAEDFYAVIKKRIERTLIRTEGGSYQQRILTEYLKGIESRAEEVVQFLQGNTA